The Catenulispora sp. MAP5-51 genome segment CCCCGGCGACAACATCCCGCCGCTGCTGGCCGTCGCTCAGCATTGCGGGCGTTCGGGGGCCGACCTGCTGCGCGGCATCGTCGTCGCGTACGAGATCCACGTCGCGCTGGCCAAGGGCATCTGCCTGCACGCGCACCGTGTCGACCACGTCGCGCACCTGAGCGCGGCGACCGCGTGCGGCCTCGGTGCGCTGCTGGAGCTGCCGACGGAGGTCGTGTACCAGGCGGTGCAGCAGGCCGTGCACACCACCACCGCTACCCGGCAGTCGCGCAAGGGCGAGATCTCCAGCTGGAAGGCGTTCGCCCCGGCCTTCGCGACCAAGGCCGCGATCGAGGCGGTGGACCGGGCGATGCGCGGCGAGGGGTCGCCGTCGCCGGTCTACGAGGGCGAAGACGGGTTCCTGGCCTGGATGCTCGACGGCCCGGACGCCGACTACACCGTCAGCCTGCCCGCGCCCGGCGAGCCCCGGCTGGCCATCCTCGACACGTACACCAAGGAGCACTCGGCCGAGTACCAGGCGCAGGCCTTCATCGACCTGGCCCGGGGACTGCGGGAGAGGACCGGTCCGCCGGCCGGCGTGCGCAGCGTCGTGCTCCACACCAGCCACCACACGCACACCGTGATCGGCTCCGGTTCCAACGACCCGCAGAAGTACGACCCGGACGCCAGCCGCGAGACGCTGGACCACTCGCTGCCGTACATCTTCGCCGTCGCGTTGGAGGACGGCACCTGGCATCACGAGCGCTCCTACGCGCCGGAGCGGGCGCGGCGTCCGGAGACGGTCGAGCTGTGGCGCAAGGTCTCGACGGTCGAGGACCCTGAGCGGACCGCCCGCTATCACGACCCTGATCCGCGACGCCGCGCGTTCGGCGGCCGCGCCGTGGTCACGCTGGCTGACGGGACCGTCGTCGAGGGCGAACTCGCCGTCGCCGACGCGCACCCGGCCGGCGCCCGGCCCTTCGACCGGGCCGCGTATAGCACCAAGTTCTGTACTTTGACGGAAGGGATCGTGGCCCCGGAAGCGCAAGGGTTGTTCCTGGCGGCCGTCGCCGGCCTGGCCGACGCGGACGCCGACGACCTCGCCGCGCTGTTCCCCGCCGTTGACCACGAAGCGCCGGCCGTCGCCGACATCGACACTGACACCGGCCCCGACGCCGCCCCCAAAGCCGACGCCGACGCCGCACTCCCGGAAGGCCTGTTCTGATGTTGCACACCCGCACCACCCCGGCTGAGAAGCGCCGCGCCTTCCGCGACCTGCTCGCCTCCGGATGCCTGATCCGGATGCCCGGGGCGATCAACCCGCTGTCGGCGCGGCTGATCCAGGACACCGGCTTCGAGGCGGTGTACCTGTCCGGCGCGGTGCTCTCCGCCGACCTGGTCCTGCCCGACATCGGCCTGACCACGTCGGCGGAACTGGCCGAGCGGGCCCGGCAGATCGCGCGCGTCACCGATCTCCCGCTGCTGGTCGACGCCGACACCGGCTTCGGCGAGCCGATGAACGCCGCGCGCACCGTGCAGCTGCTCGAGGACGCCGGCGCCGCCGGGCTGCACCTGGAGGACCAGGTCAACCCCAAGCGCTGCGGGCACCTGGACGGCAAGAGCGTGGTGCCGCGCGAGCAGATGGTGCGCCGGCTGCGCGCCGCCGTCTCGGCCCGGCGCGACCCGGACTTCGTCGTCATGGCCCGCACCGACGCCCGCGCCGTCGAAGGCCTCGACGCCGCGATCGACCGCGCGAAGGCGTACATCGACGCCGGCGCGGACGCGATCTTCCCCGAAGCCCTGGCCGGCGAAGCGGAGTTCGCCGCGTTTCGAGCAGCCGTGGACGTGCCGCTGCTGGCCAACATGACCGAGTTCGGCAAGGGTCGCCTGCTCACCGCGCAGACGCTGACCGATCTCGGCTACAACATCGCGCTCTACCCGGTCACGCTGCTGCGGCTGGCCATGGGCGCCATCGAGGACGGGCTCCGCACGCTCGCCGCCGAGGGGAGCCAGGAATCGCTGCTGCCGCGGATGCAGACACGGTCGCGGTTGTACGAGCTGCTGGACTATGCGGCGTACTCGGAGTTCGATTCGGCGGTTTTCGATTTCGCGCTGCCGCCGGGGGACTGACCGGCTGAACCGGCCTGTGTCGAAGGCTATTGCGAGTCCACGGTACCGCCCTTACTGTGCGGCCTCACCTGCTGTCCCGCCTTATCCCCATCTCTTCTCGGGAGGCCCTCGGTGAGTGTGCGCAAGCGGATCGTGCTGTGGGGCACGGGCTTCGTCGGCAAGCTGGTGCTGGCCGAGATCTTCCGGCATCCCGGCTTCGAGCTGGTCGGCGTCGGCGTCAGCGACCCGGCCAAGGTCGGCCGCGACGCCGGCGAGCTGTGCGGCCTGGCCCCGGTCGGGGTGCTCGCCACCGACGATCTGAATACCCT includes the following:
- the prpB gene encoding methylisocitrate lyase; translated protein: MLHTRTTPAEKRRAFRDLLASGCLIRMPGAINPLSARLIQDTGFEAVYLSGAVLSADLVLPDIGLTTSAELAERARQIARVTDLPLLVDADTGFGEPMNAARTVQLLEDAGAAGLHLEDQVNPKRCGHLDGKSVVPREQMVRRLRAAVSARRDPDFVVMARTDARAVEGLDAAIDRAKAYIDAGADAIFPEALAGEAEFAAFRAAVDVPLLANMTEFGKGRLLTAQTLTDLGYNIALYPVTLLRLAMGAIEDGLRTLAAEGSQESLLPRMQTRSRLYELLDYAAYSEFDSAVFDFALPPGD
- a CDS encoding MmgE/PrpD family protein; translated protein: MIDHRVRVHPSADRLPREEQLAWKLAAVATGTGTTSTNTGTSTGAAELDARAVEMAADRVVDNAAVALASLRRRPVAVARAQAVAHLYSAEVGGRSGSSVFGTAPGVRVWPEWAAWANGTAVRELDFHDTFLAAEYSHPGDNIPPLLAVAQHCGRSGADLLRGIVVAYEIHVALAKGICLHAHRVDHVAHLSAATACGLGALLELPTEVVYQAVQQAVHTTTATRQSRKGEISSWKAFAPAFATKAAIEAVDRAMRGEGSPSPVYEGEDGFLAWMLDGPDADYTVSLPAPGEPRLAILDTYTKEHSAEYQAQAFIDLARGLRERTGPPAGVRSVVLHTSHHTHTVIGSGSNDPQKYDPDASRETLDHSLPYIFAVALEDGTWHHERSYAPERARRPETVELWRKVSTVEDPERTARYHDPDPRRRAFGGRAVVTLADGTVVEGELAVADAHPAGARPFDRAAYSTKFCTLTEGIVAPEAQGLFLAAVAGLADADADDLAALFPAVDHEAPAVADIDTDTGPDAAPKADADAALPEGLF